The following coding sequences are from one Chiloscyllium punctatum isolate Juve2018m chromosome 48, sChiPun1.3, whole genome shotgun sequence window:
- the LOC140468783 gene encoding zona pellucida sperm-binding protein 3-like, whose product MSDVGSVSPLQTVMVQCGEHNLLVRAQLDLFGTRHLIKAADLILGTAGCQPTRVFPENQTVLFDYGLHECGSRLQMTEDFLVYTTHLTHVPNYPGSVIVRTNGAVVPIECRYLRKGNVSSDLIRPTWIPFSSTRSGEGHLSFSLRLMNGDWLTERTSTVYSLGDLIHIEASVSLANHVPLKLYIDRCVATLSPDKDSTPRYSIIDYNGYCLLDSKAEDSFSTFPSPRDGREPDKLRFDLDAFRFYGDERSLMFITCHLRVAAVDQGDSRNKACTFQKLQNIWTPLEESDSDICACCHVGNCGSTREIVIPFRGRRDLGPEAGRTLPSRCWDLPSPPSCSPPLTVMFDLVESEAGLEGEASLGPLIILDTELTDVATQPLTEGDRRMQEKYPRGELAAC is encoded by the exons ATGTCTGATGTTGGGAGTGTGTCCCCACTGCAGACTGTGATGGTGCAGTGTGGAGAGCACAACCTGCTGGTCAGGGCCCAGCTGGATTTATTTGGAACCAGGCACCTGATTAAAGCTGCTGACCTGATCCTGGGGACAGCAGGTTGTCAGCCAACCAGGGTCTTCCCTGAGAACCAGACTGTGCTCTTTGACTATGGGCTGCATGAGTGTGGCAGCAGATTGCAG ATGACTGAAGATTTCCTGGTCTACACCACCCACCTGACCCACGTCCCAAACTATCCTGGATCTGTCATTGTGAGAACCAACGGTGCTGTTGTTCCCATTGAATGTCGTTATTTGAG GAAGGGCAATGTGAGCAGCGATCTCATCAGGCCCACCTGGATCCCATTCAGCTCCACCAGGTCTGGAGAAGGGCATCtgtcattctccctgcgtctaatGAATG GTGACTGGCTGACAGAGCGCACTTCCACTGTCTACTCCCTGGGAGATCTCATTCACATTGAGGCATCGGTTTCACTGGCCAACCATGTGCCCCTGAAGCTGTACATTGATCGCTGTGTAGCTACACTGAGCCCAGACAAGGACTCCACCCCGAGATACAGCATCATTGACTACAATGGGTA TTGCCTCCTGGACAGCAAAGCTGAGGACTCCTTTTCAACCTTTCCGTCGCCCAGAGACGGGCGGGAGCCGGACAAGCTCCGGTTTGACCTGGATGCCTTCCGTTTCTATGGAGATGAGCGATCCTTG ATGTTCATCACCTGTCACCTGAGAGTTGCTGCAGTGGATCAGGGAGATTCCAGGAATAAAGCTTGTACTTTCCAGAAGCTGCAGAATAT TTGGACCCCATTGGAGGAGTCAGACAGTGACATTTGTGCCTGTTGCCATGTGGGGAATTGTGGGAGCACAAGGGAGATCGTGATCCCTTTCAGAGGAAGGAGAGACCTTGGCCCTGAAGCTGGTAGGACATTGCCCTCTAGATGCTGggatctcccctcacccccatcttGTTCCCCTCCCTTGACTGTGATGTTTGATCTTGTAGAGAGTGAAGCTGGATTGGAGGGGGAGGCCTCACTTGGCCCCCTGATCATTCTGGATACTGAGCTGACCGACGTGGCAACTCAGCCCCTGACTGAGGGTGACAGAAGGATGCAGGAGAAGTATCCCAGGGGTGAGTTGGCTGCCTGCTAG